The Candidatus Poribacteria bacterium genome window below encodes:
- a CDS encoding DUF2971 domain-containing protein — MYEESPFCTSPPDDAVLWRYMDFTKFVSVLDKRALFFSAADKFGDPFEGSISKVTAELRPRLHPNIPPDILQTFAQSLKEARRFTLISCWHENNYESEAMWKLYARETDGIVIKTDFDAFKKSFTGSEGINIGRVSYVDYESAIIPEDNVLSPFLHKRKSFEHELEVRAIHILHSDDEISKLRDEKIGGAYYEVDLSLLIKEVIVAPFAPDWFIELVKSVATLYGLKVPVVESTLADSPTWG, encoded by the coding sequence ATGTACGAAGAAAGTCCGTTCTGCACCTCGCCACCTGATGATGCAGTGTTATGGAGATACATGGACTTCACAAAATTTGTATCCGTTTTGGATAAAAGAGCACTGTTTTTTTCAGCAGCAGACAAATTCGGAGACCCCTTTGAGGGATCCATCTCCAAAGTAACCGCAGAGTTGCGTCCCAGATTGCACCCCAACATTCCTCCAGATATTCTTCAAACCTTCGCTCAAAGTTTAAAGGAGGCACGTCGCTTTACACTCATCAGCTGTTGGCACGAAAACAACTATGAATCTGAGGCTATGTGGAAATTGTACGCCAGAGAGACAGATGGAATTGTTATCAAGACTGATTTCGACGCTTTCAAAAAGAGTTTTACAGGCAGCGAAGGCATCAATATTGGAAGGGTTAGTTATGTTGATTATGAAAGTGCCATTATTCCTGAAGATAACGTGCTTTCTCCATTCCTACACAAGCGAAAAAGTTTTGAACACGAACTTGAGGTTAGGGCGATTCATATACTTCATAGCGATGATGAAATATCGAAACTTCGGGATGAAAAGATCGGCGGAGCGTATTATGAAGTTGATCTTTCTCTCCTGATCAAAGAAGTGATTGTTGCACCTTTTGCACCAGACTGGTTCATAGAACTGGTCAAGTCAGTTGCTACTCTCTACGGGTTGAAGGTGCCCGTTGTTGAGTCTACCTTAGCCGATAGTCCTACGTGGGGTTAG